One Candidatus Blochmannia vicinus DNA window includes the following coding sequences:
- the rnc gene encoding ribonuclease III: MSVDALQKKIGYIFTQYNLLLQALTHRSSSNQHNERLEFLGDAILNYVIANVLYHKFPYISEGDMSRMRANLVCENTLATLAREFNLGDYLQLGQGELKNGGYHRESILANAIEAIIGSIFLDSNIQTTEVLITNWYQVRLDQMNPCDKQKDPKTRLQEYMQHRHLPLPIYWVNQIVGEAHNQIFTINCHINELAQPVIGSGSSRRRAEQDAAKKTLEILECNKNK; encoded by the coding sequence ATGTCAGTTGATGCGCTTCAAAAAAAAATTGGTTATATTTTCACTCAATATAATTTATTATTGCAAGCACTAACCCATAGAAGTTCTAGTAATCAACATAACGAAAGATTAGAGTTTTTAGGGGATGCCATATTAAATTATGTAATCGCTAACGTATTATATCATAAATTTCCTTATATTAGCGAAGGGGATATGAGTAGGATGCGGGCGAATTTAGTGTGCGAAAATACCTTAGCAACACTAGCACGAGAATTTAACCTAGGAGATTATTTACAATTAGGACAAGGTGAGCTAAAAAACGGTGGATATCATCGTGAATCTATTTTAGCTAATGCAATAGAAGCAATAATAGGTAGTATATTTTTAGACAGTAATATTCAAACTACTGAAGTATTAATTACTAATTGGTATCAAGTACGTTTAGATCAAATGAATCCTTGTGATAAACAAAAAGATCCAAAAACTCGCCTACAAGAATATATGCAGCATCGTCATTTACCATTACCTATATACTGGGTTAATCAAATAGTTGGAGAGGCACATAATCAAATTTTTACCATAAATTGTCACATTAACGAGTTAGCGCAACCTGTCATTGGATCTGGTTCTAGTCGACGTAGGGCTGAACAAGACGCAGCAAAAAAAACTCTAGAAATATTAGAATGTAACAAAAACAAATGA
- a CDS encoding type II toxin-antitoxin system RatA family toxin — MYHVKYFTSVPYSVKQMFHLVNDINSYTQFIPGCNVSKILDQKDNELIAEINLVTNGMVKSLVTHNFFIENKSIIIVLVRGPFKSFYGYWKFIPITSSISRIEYASYYEFKSIFIEKFFNHIFKKKYKNIIKSFVSRANKMYGM; from the coding sequence ATGTATCATGTTAAATATTTTACCTCAGTTCCTTATAGCGTAAAACAAATGTTTCACTTAGTAAACGATATTAATTCCTATACTCAATTTATTCCTGGATGTAATGTAAGTAAAATTTTAGATCAAAAGGATAACGAATTAATTGCCGAAATAAATCTAGTTACAAATGGAATGGTTAAATCATTAGTAACTCATAATTTTTTTATAGAAAACAAAAGCATCATAATCGTTTTAGTAAGAGGACCATTTAAATCATTTTATGGTTACTGGAAATTTATTCCTATTACTTCTAGTATCAGTAGAATTGAATATGCTTCCTATTATGAATTTAAATCAATATTTATTGAAAAATTTTTCAATCACATTTTTAAAAAAAAGTATAAAAACATAATTAAATCATTCGTTTCCAGAGCTAATAAAATGTACGGTATGTAA
- a CDS encoding DMT family transporter encodes MDYLYLFVAILSEVVATASLKASEGFSKLYPSIVVVVGYLLSFILLSLVLQTIPMGIAYSCWAGLGIIFITIVGYLFYDQKLDSLAIIGITFIIIGVVLINVFSRAIKH; translated from the coding sequence ATGGATTATTTATATTTATTTGTTGCTATTCTTTCAGAAGTTGTTGCTACTGCTTCTTTAAAAGCATCTGAAGGATTTAGTAAATTGTATCCTTCTATTGTGGTAGTGGTTGGTTATTTACTTTCTTTTATATTGTTATCTTTAGTATTACAAACAATACCAATGGGTATTGCATATTCTTGTTGGGCTGGTCTTGGAATTATATTTATCACTATAGTAGGATATTTGTTCTATGATCAAAAATTAGATAGTCTAGCTATTATTGGTATTACTTTTATTATTATTGGTGTTGTATTAATTAATGTATTTTCCAGAGCTATAAAACATTAA
- the lepA gene encoding translation elongation factor 4 — translation MIKYIRNFSIIAHIDHGKSTLSDRFIQTCGGLNVREMTPQVLDSMELERERGITIKSQNVTLNYTSKHGQSYQLNLIDTPGHVDFSYEVSRSLAACEGAVLIVDVTQGVEAQTVANYQIATEMNLKVVIALNKIDLSTADPIRVSQEIKNIIGINADNAIQCSAKTGYGIPELLERIICDIPHPQGNSFAPLQALIIDSWFNKYLGIVSLVCIKNGKLNKGDILQSMNTGQKYTVDQIGIFTPKQVRREMLDCGEVGWLVCSNKNIIRTPVGDTLTLSTRPANNICHSFKKIQPYVYAGLFPVGSKNKKIFHDALFKLSLNDASLFYEPERSEFLGLGFRCGFLGLLHMEIIQERLKREYSLNLIVTAPMVIYEILTIDNQIIYIDSPSKLLALTKIKEIREPIVLCNILLPKKYVGEIISLCTKKRGTQISMKYHDDQIMITYELPMSEIILDFFDQIKSVSRGYASFEYKFSHFQTSSIVCIEILINKQRIDALSIITHQRKSISRGHVLVEKLQKLIPRQQFEIVIQATIGKRIISRNTIKQLRKNVLKKCHGGDVTRKKKLLYNQKEGKKRMKKIGSINVPHTVFLEIFDVNNNKKNN, via the coding sequence ATGATAAAATACATACGTAATTTTTCTATTATTGCACACATTGATCATGGAAAATCAACATTATCTGATCGATTTATTCAAACTTGTGGAGGATTAAATGTACGTGAAATGACACCTCAAGTATTAGATTCTATGGAATTAGAACGAGAACGTGGCATTACGATAAAATCACAAAACGTAACACTAAATTATACCTCTAAACATGGCCAATCTTATCAATTAAATCTTATTGATACTCCGGGACATGTTGATTTTTCTTATGAAGTGTCCCGGTCTCTAGCAGCATGCGAAGGCGCTGTATTAATAGTAGACGTTACACAAGGAGTGGAAGCACAAACTGTAGCTAATTATCAAATTGCTACAGAAATGAATTTAAAGGTCGTTATAGCATTAAATAAGATCGATTTATCGACGGCAGATCCTATCCGAGTATCTCAAGAAATCAAAAATATTATCGGTATCAATGCAGATAATGCAATACAATGTTCAGCTAAAACTGGTTATGGCATACCAGAATTATTAGAGCGTATAATTTGTGACATTCCACATCCTCAAGGAAATTCGTTTGCTCCTTTGCAAGCACTAATTATTGATTCTTGGTTTAATAAATATTTAGGCATTGTATCATTAGTATGTATTAAAAATGGAAAATTAAATAAAGGCGATATATTACAATCCATGAATACAGGGCAAAAATACACTGTTGATCAAATAGGTATTTTTACTCCAAAACAAGTAAGACGTGAAATGTTGGATTGTGGAGAAGTGGGTTGGTTAGTTTGCTCCAACAAAAATATTATACGTACTCCTGTAGGAGATACATTAACTCTGTCAACTCGTCCCGCAAACAATATATGCCATAGCTTTAAAAAAATACAACCTTACGTTTATGCAGGACTATTTCCTGTAGGCTCTAAAAATAAAAAAATTTTTCATGATGCTCTATTTAAACTTAGTTTAAACGATGCTTCTTTATTTTATGAACCAGAAAGATCAGAGTTTTTAGGTTTAGGTTTTCGTTGTGGATTCCTTGGATTATTACATATGGAAATTATACAAGAAAGATTAAAACGTGAATATTCACTTAATCTAATTGTTACAGCTCCAATGGTAATTTACGAAATATTAACTATTGACAATCAAATAATATATATAGATAGCCCATCAAAACTACTTGCCTTAACAAAAATTAAAGAAATACGCGAACCTATTGTGTTATGTAATATATTACTTCCAAAAAAATATGTTGGAGAAATTATTTCCCTATGTACTAAAAAAAGAGGCACTCAGATTTCCATGAAATATCATGACGATCAGATCATGATAACTTACGAATTACCTATGTCTGAAATAATATTAGATTTTTTTGATCAGATAAAATCTGTATCCCGTGGATATGCCTCATTTGAATATAAATTCAGTCACTTCCAAACATCAAGTATAGTGTGTATAGAAATATTAATTAACAAACAACGTATTGATGCATTATCAATAATCACTCATCAAAGAAAATCTATATCTCGTGGACATGTATTAGTGGAAAAATTACAAAAATTAATACCAAGACAACAATTTGAAATTGTCATCCAAGCAACTATTGGTAAACGAATAATCTCTCGAAATACAATCAAGCAATTACGAAAAAATGTTTTAAAAAAATGTCATGGAGGTGATGTAACTCGAAAGAAAAAATTATTGTATAATCAAAAAGAAGGAAAAAAACGCATGAAAAAAATAGGTAGTATTAATGTACCACACACTGTGTTTCTAGAAATTTTTGATGTCAATAACAACAAAAAAAATAACTAA
- the ung gene encoding uracil-DNA glycosylase, producing MMKELSWRYFLSEEKKLSYFNNILSYLEEQKKKGIVYYPKQKDIFNAFRFTSFESVKVVIIGQDPYHGPNQAHGLAFSVLPGVLIPPSLKNIYKELVSDIPNFIIPNHGFLKSWTKEGVLLLNSILTVEAGKSHSHAHIGWELFTNKVIHILNVYKEKIIFMLWGRYAQRKGNMISQKKHHILTASHPSPISAQYGFLGCRHFSKANMFLMQEDKQVIDWQPKIGG from the coding sequence ATGATGAAAGAGTTGAGTTGGCGATATTTTTTATCAGAAGAAAAAAAATTATCATATTTTAATAATATATTATCTTATTTAGAAGAACAGAAAAAGAAAGGAATTGTTTATTATCCAAAACAAAAAGATATTTTTAATGCATTTCGATTTACTAGTTTTGAATCTGTTAAAGTTGTTATTATAGGACAAGATCCTTATCATGGACCAAATCAAGCGCATGGGCTTGCTTTTTCTGTGTTACCTGGCGTTTTAATACCTCCTTCTTTAAAGAATATCTATAAAGAACTCGTGTCCGATATACCCAATTTTATTATACCAAATCATGGGTTTTTGAAAAGTTGGACAAAGGAAGGGGTATTGTTACTGAATAGTATTTTGACTGTTGAAGCAGGAAAAAGTCATTCTCACGCTCATATTGGATGGGAATTATTTACAAATAAAGTAATACATATACTTAATGTTTATAAAGAAAAAATTATATTTATGTTATGGGGGCGATATGCTCAAAGAAAAGGGAATATGATTAGTCAAAAAAAACATCATATTTTAACTGCATCGCATCCTTCACCTATATCAGCTCAATATGGGTTTTTAGGATGTCGGCATTTTTCTAAGGCTAATATGTTTTTAATGCAAGAAGATAAACAGGTTATTGATTGGCAACCTAAAATAGGTGGTTGA
- the bamE gene encoding outer membrane protein assembly factor BamE domain-containing protein, which produces MPKQFDVKQGNYLSECEINRICLGMTKSDVSSNIGAPTLQGLLAPNIWYYIFYHRIGNKIVKHQILTLKFDTNDVLITIDKKVIV; this is translated from the coding sequence ATGCCTAAACAGTTTGATGTAAAGCAAGGTAATTATTTGTCTGAGTGTGAAATAAATAGAATTTGTCTTGGTATGACAAAATCTGACGTATCTTCTAATATTGGAGCTCCAACGTTGCAAGGTTTGTTAGCGCCAAATATATGGTATTATATTTTTTATCATCGTATTGGTAATAAAATAGTAAAACATCAAATTTTGACATTAAAGTTTGATACTAATGATGTTTTAATAACTATTGATAAAAAAGTAATAGTTTAA
- the grpE gene encoding nucleotide exchange factor GrpE gives MIDNNIKNNINEHISQDKKIEKEELLESNSTADNIIDPKNDQIVKLKIKLAQLKEHERDTILRLTAEIENIRRRNAQEIEKIHKFGLERFMFELLPVIDNLERTLNISDHSNASLSAIIEGIELTLKSFLDTVYKLGLESIHEIHVPFNPEIHQAISMVESEDQKPNQVLTIIQKGYILNGRLIRPAMVTVSRAKC, from the coding sequence ATGATAGACAACAATATAAAAAACAATATTAATGAACATATATCACAAGATAAAAAAATAGAAAAAGAAGAATTATTAGAATCTAATTCTACAGCAGATAACATTATTGATCCAAAAAATGATCAAATTGTTAAATTAAAAATCAAATTAGCTCAACTTAAAGAACATGAACGCGATACCATACTACGTCTGACAGCTGAAATAGAAAATATTCGCCGACGTAATGCCCAAGAAATAGAAAAAATCCATAAATTTGGGCTAGAACGGTTCATGTTTGAATTACTACCAGTCATTGATAATTTAGAACGTACATTGAATATTTCGGATCATTCCAATGCTTCATTATCTGCCATAATAGAAGGAATTGAACTAACATTAAAATCATTTTTAGATACTGTATACAAATTAGGACTAGAATCTATACACGAAATTCATGTCCCGTTTAATCCTGAAATACATCAAGCAATATCTATGGTAGAATCCGAGGATCAAAAACCAAATCAAGTATTAACAATTATTCAAAAAGGATACATTCTTAATGGTAGATTAATTCGACCTGCTATGGTTACAGTATCAAGAGCTAAATGCTAA
- the lepB gene encoding signal peptidase I — MISTFSLVLVIITGISGIFWGIKQLCTIIYNHNQQKKIFFKKSNDIYQQSKNTYSLAISYCSKTSEFISSLFPILLLVLIIRSFIFEPFRIPSGSMMPTLLIGDFILVKKFVYGIKNPVTQKTLINTGHPKRGDVIVFKYPKNPTLNYIKRVIGEPGDKVIYNIITKQLTIYPDHINNIKYIQPLPITYNNISPSNFIQIFNSDANGKVNSAFIKTKSQENNLNGIRLIQTTESFNGMEHNILTMIPPGDQNLIKIYDQHTKHLISEWLVPIDEYFVMGDNRDNSADSRYWGFVPERNIVGKAIIIWMNIKKQEGTWPISIQMNRIGKIQ, encoded by the coding sequence ATGATTAGCACATTTTCTTTGGTCTTGGTAATTATTACGGGAATATCAGGTATCTTCTGGGGAATAAAGCAACTATGTACAATAATATATAATCATAATCAGCAGAAAAAAATATTTTTTAAAAAATCAAATGATATTTATCAACAATCAAAAAATACTTATTCATTAGCAATTTCATATTGTTCAAAAACCTCTGAATTTATATCTTCGCTTTTTCCAATATTATTATTAGTACTTATAATACGATCATTTATTTTTGAACCATTTCGGATACCTTCTGGATCCATGATGCCAACTTTATTAATAGGAGATTTCATTTTAGTAAAAAAATTTGTATATGGTATTAAAAATCCCGTTACTCAGAAAACATTAATTAATACTGGACATCCAAAACGTGGAGATGTAATAGTATTTAAATATCCCAAAAATCCCACGCTAAACTATATTAAACGAGTAATTGGAGAGCCAGGAGACAAAGTCATTTATAATATCATCACTAAACAATTAACAATATATCCTGATCATATCAATAATATTAAGTATATACAACCATTACCCATTACTTACAATAATATTTCCCCTAGTAACTTTATTCAAATATTTAACAGCGATGCAAACGGAAAGGTCAATTCTGCTTTTATCAAAACAAAATCACAAGAAAACAATCTGAATGGTATTCGGTTAATCCAAACTACAGAATCATTCAATGGAATGGAACATAATATTTTAACAATGATACCACCTGGTGATCAAAATCTAATAAAAATATATGATCAACATACAAAACACTTAATATCTGAATGGTTAGTGCCTATAGATGAATATTTTGTAATGGGAGACAATAGAGATAACAGCGCAGATAGTCGTTACTGGGGATTTGTTCCTGAGCGTAATATAGTAGGAAAAGCAATAATAATTTGGATGAATATAAAAAAACAAGAAGGAACATGGCCAATTAGTATACAAATGAATAGAATAGGAAAGATACAATAA
- the smpB gene encoding SsrA-binding protein SmpB → MNQLILKKITQNKRAYYEYFIEKKIEAGIVLLGWEVKSARSNMVTIDNSYVSFDNREAYIYNSIFQTSITQLYNEVYNAVRIRKLLLKKNELLFLMETVKRRGYTIVVLDLYWRYSWIKINIGIAKGKKKYDKRDVIDAHKWKKEKVHILKYMNK, encoded by the coding sequence ATGAATCAATTAATTTTAAAAAAAATTACTCAAAATAAGCGTGCGTATTATGAATATTTTATTGAAAAAAAAATAGAAGCCGGAATTGTATTGTTGGGATGGGAAGTAAAATCAGCGCGTTCTAATATGGTAACTATTGATAACAGCTATGTATCTTTTGATAATAGGGAAGCGTATATTTATAATTCTATATTCCAGACAAGTATAACGCAATTGTATAATGAAGTTTATAATGCAGTTCGCATACGTAAGTTATTATTAAAGAAAAATGAATTACTATTTTTGATGGAAACGGTTAAGCGAAGAGGTTATACTATAGTTGTTTTAGATTTGTATTGGAGGTATTCTTGGATTAAAATAAATATCGGAATTGCTAAAGGTAAAAAAAAGTATGATAAAAGAGATGTAATAGATGCACATAAATGGAAGAAAGAAAAAGTACATATTTTAAAATATATGAATAAATAG
- the pssA gene encoding CDP-diacylglycerol--serine O-phosphatidyltransferase: MVKMKFNILNKFDDHKKFLVGLPKIVQRLDYFRILYSPKEFSNELLYAISRACNHICLVTLYLEGDQGGKKIIDALFRVKKIRPKIKIIILVDWHRARRGRIGSSKEYTNIDWYTDLVNKYPNTEIAIYGIPININEALGVFHLKGFIIDDQILYSGASLSDEYLHINTKYRYDRYHIIRNRQLSNIMLDYIDKELLSSRVSNKLGCESSLSKLNKYRKNDVRLLRRNLRRVCYCYQGNATFNELAIAPLVGLGKNSELNQAIYHLICSSKNKIILCTPYFNMPNVLINALIYLLHKGRNIEIIVGDKIANDFYIPSNKPFTLISVLPYLYELNLRYFLKKLQNYVDNKQLTVRMWKEGNNGYHVKGIWVDDEWQLLTGNNLNPRSLRFDLENALLIHDPCKMLLNQNNKELNTIRMHTSPIIHYTSLQHISNYPVKVGQFLHKIRKFRFDRLINRIL, translated from the coding sequence ATGGTAAAAATGAAATTTAATATTTTAAATAAGTTTGATGATCATAAAAAATTTCTTGTAGGCTTACCTAAAATTGTTCAGAGGTTGGATTATTTTAGAATTTTGTATAGTCCTAAAGAATTTAGCAATGAATTGCTATACGCTATTTCTAGAGCATGTAATCATATTTGTTTAGTAACACTTTATTTAGAAGGTGATCAAGGAGGTAAAAAGATTATTGATGCCTTATTTCGAGTAAAGAAAATTCGTCCGAAAATTAAGATTATAATTTTAGTGGATTGGCATCGTGCTAGGAGAGGTCGTATTGGTTCATCTAAAGAATATACAAATATTGACTGGTATACAGATCTTGTAAATAAGTATCCTAATACTGAGATTGCAATATATGGAATACCAATTAACATAAATGAGGCATTAGGGGTTTTTCATTTGAAGGGATTTATTATTGATGATCAAATATTATATAGCGGAGCTAGTTTGAGTGATGAGTATTTACATATAAATACTAAGTATCGATACGATCGGTACCATATAATACGGAATCGTCAATTGTCAAATATTATGTTGGATTATATTGATAAAGAATTATTGTCTTCGAGGGTCAGTAATAAATTAGGGTGTGAAAGTTCTTTAAGCAAATTAAATAAGTATAGGAAAAATGATGTTCGTTTGTTACGTCGTAATTTGCGAAGAGTTTGTTATTGTTATCAGGGTAATGCGACATTTAATGAATTGGCAATAGCTCCGTTGGTTGGTTTGGGTAAAAATAGTGAACTTAATCAAGCAATTTATCATTTAATTTGTTCGTCAAAGAATAAAATTATATTATGCACTCCATATTTTAATATGCCAAATGTATTAATAAATGCTTTAATTTATTTGTTACACAAAGGAAGGAATATAGAAATTATTGTAGGAGATAAAATTGCTAATGATTTTTATATTCCTTCTAATAAACCATTTACATTAATTAGTGTTTTACCGTATTTATATGAACTAAATTTGCGTTATTTTTTGAAGAAATTGCAAAATTATGTTGATAATAAACAATTAACAGTGCGGATGTGGAAAGAAGGTAATAATGGGTATCATGTTAAAGGTATTTGGGTGGATGACGAGTGGCAGTTGCTTACCGGAAATAATTTAAATCCTAGATCTTTGAGGTTTGATTTGGAGAACGCTTTACTTATACATGATCCATGTAAAATGTTGTTGAACCAAAATAATAAAGAACTGAATACTATTCGTATGCACACTAGTCCAATTATTCATTATACGTCGTTACAACATATATCTAATTATCCAGTGAAAGTAGGACAGTTTCTTCATAAAATTCGTAAATTTAGGTTTGATCGGTTAATTAATCGTATTTTATAA
- the nadK gene encoding NAD(+) kinase, which yields MTSSIFSTVGIIGYSRYPQAIHTYDILYRWLYNKGITVIIEHHAASLLNMQKSVVGDLNHIGNYADLAIVIGGDGNMLRAANILAQYDIKVIGINRGTLGFLTDLDPNSALMELSEVLSGHFVNEKRFLLDVTVQRCSKVTKLGSAINEVILHTNTIRRMIEFELYIDNNFVFSQRSDGLIISTPTGSTAYALSAGGPILSPMVDAIILVSICPHTLSSRPVVINSESIIRLKFSKVTSELKIGCDNQIPIFIGKEEEIFIQRSNYYLDLIHPNNYNYFKTLNIKLGWSKNISETEK from the coding sequence ATGACTTCTTCTATTTTTAGTACCGTTGGTATTATAGGATACTCTCGTTATCCGCAAGCTATACACACATATGATATTTTATATCGTTGGCTGTATAATAAAGGGATAACGGTAATCATTGAACATCATGCGGCTAGTTTATTAAATATGCAAAAATCGGTTGTAGGTGATTTGAATCATATAGGTAATTATGCAGATTTAGCTATAGTTATAGGAGGAGATGGAAATATGTTAAGAGCTGCGAATATTTTAGCTCAGTATGATATTAAAGTTATTGGTATTAATCGCGGAACTCTTGGATTTCTTACTGATTTAGATCCTAATTCAGCGCTAATGGAATTGTCCGAAGTTTTATCTGGTCATTTTGTTAATGAAAAGCGCTTTTTGTTAGATGTAACAGTACAACGCTGTAGTAAAGTTACCAAGTTAGGTAGTGCTATTAATGAAGTTATTTTACATACAAATACAATTAGACGCATGATTGAGTTTGAGCTATATATTGATAATAATTTTGTTTTTTCTCAGAGATCTGATGGGCTAATTATTTCTACTCCAACGGGATCAACTGCATATGCCTTATCTGCGGGAGGACCTATTCTTAGTCCAATGGTAGACGCTATTATATTAGTGTCAATATGTCCTCATACTTTATCATCTCGTCCAGTTGTGATTAATAGTGAAAGTATTATTCGTTTAAAATTCTCTAAAGTGACGTCTGAATTGAAAATTGGTTGCGACAATCAAATTCCTATTTTCATAGGTAAAGAAGAAGAAATTTTTATTCAACGTAGTAATTATTATCTTGATTTAATTCACCCTAATAACTATAACTATTTTAAAACATTGAATATTAAGCTTGGTTGGTCAAAAAATATTTCTGAAACAGAAAAGTAG